In Phoenix dactylifera cultivar Barhee BC4 chromosome 11, palm_55x_up_171113_PBpolish2nd_filt_p, whole genome shotgun sequence, the following are encoded in one genomic region:
- the LOC120112607 gene encoding copper transporter 3-like: protein MDDGMGDMGHHGMAPMGDMGQGMGDMGHGMDDMHMTFSWGKNAQILFSGWPGDRGGIYALALIVVFVLAVLLEWFNYSRVISPRWSRVVAGLVQTAIRRSPRVPLLRSPGGGGLKEIRGERVGSPVWD, encoded by the coding sequence ATGGACGACGGCATGGGCGACATGGGACATCATGGTATGGCGCCCATGGGCGATATGGGACAAGGCATGGGCGACATGGGACACGGGATGGACGACATGCACATGACTTTCTCCTGGGGCAAGAACGCCCAGATCCTCTTCTCCGGTTGGCCGGGCGATAGGGGCGGCATATACGCCCTTGCGCTCATCGTCGTCTTCGTTCTCGCAGTCCTCCTCGAGTGGTTCAACTACAGCCGGGTGATCAGCCCTCGATGGAGCCGTGTGGTGGCTGGGCTGGTTCAGACGGCGATCCGGAGGAGCCCTCGAGTGCCCCTGCTTCGAAGCCCAGGCGGCGGCGGATTAAAAGAAATTAGGGGAGAACGGGTGGGGTCTCCGGTGTGGGATTAA